Proteins encoded within one genomic window of Trichoderma asperellum chromosome 2, complete sequence:
- a CDS encoding uncharacterized protein (EggNog:ENOG41), whose protein sequence is MAASSSSGSSFTSSSLGRPPTYSRSYVSPVDSTWTQTSEISTISATSTGDSGAQPASLRPLDLGPPGYSATIILFQDTPEERTVYLGPWEVVGSEQRRIRWQCSYQSELLEHFLPTDIPSDIYPHTLHSRHRQFNDPSDVERFLSFNEHHRVRYTSGDGVCIHDGFIAVKYEFTSVDASIQFQGDLRKKDLVGFYDVDVVWSNLQSRTDSFGKVKGIGAIQRLKLWRDRYTTFHSLSVFANKTDHQYREYDIHNFDGELRNRDDRAKTLRLSVHGRRGSVPEEAPSRRTFRIRQRVRSAGQASQASPELGPSYTATPLDIRHLSIQFTHKRDYKRFIETWTHAHSSDREFNGIPFPPNHFELASPDILPS, encoded by the exons ATGGccgcctcgtcctcgtccggCTCCTCCTTCACATCCTCGTCTCTCGGCCGCCCGCCCACCTACAGCCGCTCCTACGTGAGCCCCGTCGACTCGACCTGGACGCAGACGTCAGAAATCTCCACGATATCAGCCACCTCCACGGGCGACTCTGGCGCGCAGCCGGCCTCGCTACGGCCTCTCGACTTAGGGCCCCCCGGCTATTCTGCCACAAT AATTCTCTTCCAAGACACTCCCGAAGAACGGACTGTGTATCTGGGACCCTGGGAAGTGGTGGGGTCTGAGCAGCGACGTATCCGCTGGCAGTGCAGCTACCAGAGCGAGCTGCTCGAACATTTTT TACCTACGGACATACCTTCAGATATCTACCCTCATACTCTTCACTCACGACACCGCCAATTTAATGATCCGTCAGACGTAGAACGATTCCTGTCATTCAACGAACATCACCGCGTCAGATACACCTCCGGCGACGGCGTCTGCATTCATGATGGCTTCATTGCCGTCAAATACGAGTTTACAAGCGTCGATGCTTCTATCCAATTTCAAGGCGACCTTCGCAAGAAGGATCTAGTCGGATTTTATGACGTCGACGTTGTTTGGTCCAACCTTCAGAGCCGCACCGACAGTTTTGGAAAAGTTAAGGGGATCGGTGCTATCCAGAGGCTCAAGCTTTGGAGAGACCGCTACACCACCTTCCATTCCTTGAGTGTGTTCGCAAACAAGACGGATCATCAATACCGCGAATACGACATACATAATTTTGACGGCGAGCTGCGGAATCGCGATGACCGCGCAAAAACATTGCGTCTCAGCGTTCATGGTCGCCGAGGAAGCGTACCCGAGGAGGCTCCCTCGCGTCGAACCTTTCGCATAAGACAAAGGGTCCGGTCTGCCGGCCAGGCCAGCCAAGCGAGTCCCGAGCTGGGTCCCTCATATACAGCCACTCCGTTGGACATTCGACATCTGTCCATCCAGTTCACGCACAAACGAG ACTATAAGCGTTTCATCGAAACTTGGACACATGCTCACAGCTCCGACCGTGAATTCAACGGCATTCCGTTTCCTCCCAATCACTTCGAGCTTGCTTCGCCAGATATCCTTCCTAGCTGA